The following coding sequences are from one Leucoraja erinacea ecotype New England chromosome 2, Leri_hhj_1, whole genome shotgun sequence window:
- the gmnn gene encoding geminin: MTTNIKHRFEADNPTPTVKSFASGVAGNMSLRRTLQVIQPVATSNQLVGRINESHKQSPKRKHRNDDQPKSCKKSRTQIPQDNTECNNENLGIDSMTKEAYQLLVKSKPSSQYWKELAEERRKALFQVLQENERLHKEIELKDEDILKLQKENQELMELAEHVQYMADMIEKLTGQSADELGLESEQEGEEEHSAEELKLNLQQEAESKLTAQALEDESDECSALEDESDECSESEED; this comes from the exons ATGACTACAAATATAAAACACAGATTTGAAGCTGATAACCCCACACCAACAGTAAAG AGCTTCGCCAGTGGAGTTGCCGGTAATATGTCACTGAGACGAACATTACAAGTAATTCAACCTGTTGCTACTTCAAATCAACTTGTTGGCAGGATAAATGAG TCCCACAAGCAGTCTCCTAAACGAAAGCACAGGAATGATGATCAACCAAAGAGCTGCAAAAAATCACGCACACAGATTCCTCAAGACAACACCGAGTGCAATAACGAGAACTTGGGAATTGATAGTATGACAAAAGAAGCTTACCAACTACTTGTTAAAT CAAAACCTAGTTCTCAGTACTGGAAGGAGCTGGCAGAAGAGCGGAGAAAAGCCCTTTTCCAGGTTTTGCAAGAAAATGAGAGG CTACACAAAGAAATAGAACTTAAAGATGAAGACATTTTGAAGTTGCAGAAAGAGAACCAAGAGTTAATGGAGTTAGCAGAACATGTGCAGTACATGGCTGATATGATTGAG AAACTGACTGGACAGAGTGCTGATGAATTGGGGCTGGAGTCTGAACAAGAAGGTGAGGAAGAACACAGTGCTGAAGAGTTGAAGCTTAATTTGCAACAGGAAGCAGAGTCCAAGCTGACAGCACAGGCTTTGGAAGATGAATCTGATGAATGTTCTGCTTTGGAAGATGAATCTGATGAATGTTCTGAGAGTGAGGAAGATTAG